The DNA sequence TTTTGATTTGAAAACTTTTTTGGATTTTCCCAAGTATTTGGTTTTTAGGTTAATTTTTAAGATTTTAAATTCAGAAGGAATTATAGCTAAAGTTTCCTATAAGGCCCTTAATGAACTTTTTAAAGTAGAGATTGATAAAAAGAAAAACAATGTTTTGCTAAAAACCAATGAATTTTTTTTAGAAAAAAGGCATAATAAGATTAATTTAATTTTTAAAAGAGACGAAGAATTTTACAAGCCTTTTGATTTTATTTTAGAAGTTGGCAAATGGTATAGTTTATCTTTAGGCAAGATTTTGCTAAAATGTTTAGAGTGCAATGCAGCTTCTGTATCAAAATTAAAATGTTGTTCTTATAAGTTTAGATATAAATTTTTTAAGGATAAGCTGAAAGCAAAAAAATTTTTTTCTAAGTTTATAAGGTGTAATCCGATTTATTTAATGTTATTGGCATTAGATGACCGGTTAGTTGGAATTATTGATTTAAATACTTTAAACTTAGTATGGAGTGAAAAAAGCATTCTTAAAAAAATTAGTATATCTTTGATTGGAGGGCTTTTAAAGGAATGAATGGCAATAATAATGTGAATAATAATGGAAAATCTAATAACAAAAAGAAGAATAAAAATTGGATTTTAGGGATTGTTGTTATTTTTTTAATTTCGGCAATATTTATGTCATATTTTATAAGAGGAGGGGAAAGCTATAAGAATGTTCCTTATAGCACTTTTCAGAGTTATTTGGACAATGGTTTAGTTGAGTCTGTGGTAATAATTGATAAAAACCTGATTCAATTTGTTGTTAAGGGTTCTAACTTTGCAAAATCTTATTTTTCTACCAGTATTCCTTATCTTGATATAAATCTGCTTGCAGATCTAAAAAGTAAAAAAGTTGAGCTTAGTTCCGGTAAAAGTCAAGCTTCTTTAATTGGAGTGTTATTACAAACTTTGCCATGGATTTTATTTTTTGTTTTCTTTTTCTTTATATTTCGTCAAACTCAAGGTGGCGGTGGAAAGGTTTTTACATTTGGAAAAAGCAATGCTCAAAAATATGAAGCTGGAAAGAATAAAATTACCTTTAAAGATGTGGCTGGTCAAAAAGAGGTTAAACAAGAGCTTTACGAAGTTGTTGAATTTCTTAAAAATCCTAAAAAATTTGAAAAAATAGGCGCAAAAATTCCTAAAGGAGTGCTTTTGGTTGGTTCTCCGGGCACTGGCAAGACTTTGCTTGCAAAGGCTGTTGCTGGTGAGGCTGGTGTTAGTTTTTTCCATATGTCAGGGTCAGATTTTGTTGAAATGTTTGTTGGAGTTGGAGCAAGCCGTGTTAGAGATTTATTTGATAATGCCAGGAAAAATTCTCCTTGTATTATTTTTATTGATGAGCTTGATGCTGTTGGTCGAAGTCGTGGTGCAGGACTTGGCGGTGGTCATGATGAAAGAGAGCAAACTCTTAATCAGTTATTGGTTGAGATGGATGGATTTGGAACGCATACCAATGTAATTGTTATGGCTGCTACAAATCGTCCAGATGTTCTTGATTCTGCTTTGCTTAGGCCAGGACGATTTGATAGACAAGTAACAGTTTCTTTGCCTGATATTAAGGAAAGAGAAGCAATACTCAATATTCATTCTTCAAAAACAAAGCTTTCAAAAGATATCAATTTGCAAGTAATAGCAAGAGCTACTCCTGGAGCTAGTGGCGCTGATCTTGCAAATTTGATTAATGAAGGAGCTTTAATAGCTGCAAGGAATAATCAAGATGAAATTTTAATGAAGGATATGGAAGAAGCCAGAGATAAAATATTGATGGGAGTTGCAAAAAAATCTATGACTATTACTGATAGACAAAAGCTTGAGACTGCTTACCATGAGGCGGGTCATGCTCTTCTTCATTATTATCTTGAACATGCTGATCCACTTCATAAGGTTACCATTATTCCAAGAGGCAGAGCACTTGGTGTTGCATTTTCGCTTCCAAGGGAAGATAGGCTTTCAATAAACAAACATCAAATTCTTGATAAAATAAAGATATGTTATGGTGGTTATGCTAGTGAGCAAATAAATTTGGGAGTTACAACAGCCGGTGTTCAAAATGATTTAATGCAAGCTACTAGTTTGGCTAAAAAAATGGTTACGGAGTGGGGAATGGGTGAAGAAGTTGGGCCAATATTTTTAGTAGATGATGAAGCGCCTATTTTCCTTCCAAAAGAGTTTTCAAAGGCTAAGGCTTATTCTGAAAATACTGCTGATAAAGTTGATAGAGAGGTAAAAAGGATACTTGAGGAATGTTTAAAAGAGGCTTCAGATATCCTTGTAAAGCATAAAGATCAGCTTGTTAAACTTGCAAAAGAACTTGTTTTAAAGGAAACTTTGACAGACAAAGAGGTGAGAGAACTTTTAGGTTTTGAAGTTATTGAAGATGGATGTGATCTATTTACAGCAGAGTCTATTGTAAAAGAAGCAAAGGGAGAAGATACAAAAGCTTAAGGTAAGTTTATGTTTTATTTAAAGATGGTTTTCATTCTTTTTATTTCTATAAACTTAGATGCAGCTTTAATCGAAGAAGATGAAGATATTTCAAATATTCTTTTCAATGAGTCTAAAAATTTTTCCAATGTTAAAAAATGGAATGATTTAATTTATGGATCTCTTGATTTCAATTTGCTGGCTTCAGACTCTCTTTATGAGCTTGCATTAAAAGAGAATATTGCTTTAATGGATAGGATTTATTTGTTAAAAGAGGCAATTAAAATTAATAACTTTAAAGCAACAACTCTTAAAGACATATATGCCTCTTATTTTTCATTGCTATTAAGGCAAAATGAAAATAAGAATATGTATGAAGAAATTATTACTTTGTATAGTAACTTAAATGAAGAATTGCAAATAGATAAAGATTTAATTTGCATGAGACTTGAGGCTTCTGGAAGACTTGAAAGTTTTGGAGATGATTTTAAAGAAATTTTGTTAAAAGCTTTTTCCTTGTATGGCAATGATTTTTTATTTTTTAAGTGGTTTTTAAAAGAGGATAGATTTTTCTTTAGTATTTTTAATACTATTAAATCAAAAGAAGATTTTTTCTTTACAGCCGAAAATATTAATTATATATTTAGAAATTCAGATTTTAATTATGATAATTCTGTGTCTTTATTTTCTTTCCTTAAGGACAAAATTAAAGAATATAATGGGATTCATGGTATTTATTTTTTAAAATACAAGCTTTTAGATCCCGATGAGGCTTATAGGGTTTTTAAAAAGCATCCTCCCAAGACAATAAATGAATATAAACTTTTTTATGATCTTTTAGAGGATCCTGATATGAAGAGTAAATTTTTAGAAGATTTTAAGAGATTGTCAGGGATTTATTGTATTGATAATAAAAATAATATTGCCATACTCAAAGATGGAGTTTTGGTAGGTGTTTTTTCAGGAATGGTGGATTCTGTAAACGAATTTAATTTAAACAGCAAATATTTTAATCAAGTTTATTTTAAAGACAAGTCCCCAGTTTATTATGAGAATAGTTTGCTTGGTTATAAAATAAATTATTCTGTTTATCCTTACGTTGATATGATTGAATTTCAGTATTCTGAGCGAAGGGATGTTTATACCTTTGCTTTGCATACTTTTAAGTATAATCTTTTTAATAATTTAGGCTACGATTTTAATAGTGTTGGAATCAGAGAGTTATTTTTGATTAACATTAAGGATTTTTTTCTACCTACTGCTTTAAATTTATTTTTTGGGAAAGTTTCTGTTTTAGATGTTAGATCAAGTTTGATAAGCAAAAAAATTTATTTTGGGTCTAATTTAGTAGAGGTTAAAAATTATGTGGTTGGAAGTTTGGTTTCAATTTATAGAAAAGTTAATGGTTCTAAAAAATTTAATTATATTGAAATTTATGAGAAGGATAAATTAAAAATAAAGAAAGCTTTGGTTGATGATGATTATTTTGAAAGTTACCAAATCTTTGAATGATGACTTTAAGATCAATTTTATAAGTTTAATTTTCTTGGGGTTTCAATTTTTGGCATAGTTGGATTTTCTTTTTATGTAAATCTTTTTGCAATAACAATTTTTGGCATTTAAAAGAGAAAATAAAGCATATTAATCTTTTAAAGTGTTTGGAAACAATATTGGATGAAATTAATTTGAATATCAATTATTAATTTTGGTGGTTTTAATATTAATGTTTTTTACTATTGTGTATTTTTTGATTGAATTTGAATTTATTTCAAGGAGGATTTTTGGGTTTTTGTTTGGACTTTACTAATGGAGAGGATACTAAAATAAACAATATTGTGTCTATTAGTCATTTTGATTTTAAAGCTAAAATAAATTTAATGCTTATAGTTGGTCCTATGGGTAGTGGAAAGACAGAATATGCTGCAAAAATTTATAAAGATTCACTTGTTGTAAAAAGAAAATCTTTTAAGGTTTTGGACAATATTATTAAAGGAAATAGAAGTAGGGTTAATGTATTTTTTGTTAGAAATTTTCTTGACAAGAGAAGGTTTCAAGATTATCCAGAAAATGTAATACCATATAGGGGCGGTGAAACAGATAAAATCGATAAGATTGGTTTTGCCAGCAGTTCTTTTGATATTGAAAATCTAATAGCTTCTAATCCTAGTTGTGGTACTTTTATTATTGATGAGGCGTGTTTTTATGACGAACGTTTAATTTTTCTTTTAAATAAAATTTCGTTAGATGAGAATATCTTATTTATATTGCCTACATTGCTTTATAATTTTAGAAAAGAATCTTTTAATGATACTGCTAAGCTTTTGGTAGAATATTCTGATAAGATTTATAAGCTTGGAGCTTATTGTGAGCATGTGGATTGCATGGAAGAGTCTTTTTTGTCGTATAGGTATTATTTTTATAAGAACAAAGAAATTCCAGCTCCTTATTTTGATCCTTTGCTTATTGTTGGTGGTGATGGAGAAATTGAATCTGCTATTTACCCAAATTATGCCACAAGATGTTCAATGCACCATTATCTTGTTGGTAAGGAGTATTTTTTTTCTTTTTTAAAACCATTTGCTTTGTTATATTCACAAGGAGATAGAAAATTTCTTGAAAATGAAATTGTAGCGTTAAACAGCGATATTGAAAATTCTAATTTTGTAAATTCTTTAGATAGTGAGAAAGCGTGTGAATTTAGAGATGAGGTTTTAAAAAATATTTTGGAACTGCCTTTTTTAGCGGAAAGAGCATTAATAACTCTTTTCTCAGAATATAGTATTTTGAGTAAAGATAACTTTAAAGATCTCATTTTTAAGTTTTCCTTGAATAAGGATTATATAAATAAAATTTTTTTTCCCAAAGAAGGCAAAGAATTTTTTTAATAATAGTTCGGACTTTTTTCGAAAAATGCTTTAGTTTCGTCAATTCTTAGTAATTCTTTTTTAATTATGTCATAGTAATTAAACTCTTTAAGAGAAATTTTGTAGTATTCATTTTCCCAGTTTGTTATTCCATCATTATCTAACTTAACGGATTTATAATTTTCAAGTTTTTTGTGGTATTTTAGTGCTTCATTGTAGTAGTTAATAGCCATTTTGTACAATTTTTTTGATTTTTCTAGATTGAGAATAATTTCATTTTTTTCTGGAGTTTTAAAAAAATATAAATTTCTTGTATCAAATAGGTCTCCCAAATATAAATTTTGTTTAACCAAGAGCAAATTTACATGCATTTTGAAAAGAAGCTTATATTTTATCCACTGATCTTTTGTTTCTATTTTAGTTAGCGAGTATTTTGGATTTCCAAATGGATATTTTAAGGCTTTCTGAAGAAAAAATATATTTTTTTTGTAATGTTCAGGGTTTTTTTTCATTTGAGCGTTAAAGATTACATACCATTGTTCTGCATAATAAAATTTGGATGATGCGTTTATTTTAGCGACTATTACTAAAAGAAGTAAAATTAAATTTATTTGGGAAGCGATACTTTTAAAGATATAATTAATCATATGATTAATTATATTAGAATTTTATTAGATTAAAAATTTTTTCTGCATTTTTATCTAAATGATCTGTTATTAAATTGTCAATGTAAATCACATTAATTTTTTTTTCTAGGGTTTTAAATATTTCCAAATATTTTAGAGCAATTTGTTCAAAAGTTTTATATCTCTCAAGTTCAAAAAGATCGCTTTGTATTCTATTTTTTTGTATTCTTTTATATGCTGTGTTTGGATCTGTCTTAATAAAGAATACTTTTTCAGGTAATGGAAAATTTTTATTTAATTCATACCCCAATTTTCCTTGATAGGCTATTGATGAAAATAAATAGCGATCAGTTATTATTTTTGTTGATTTTGTTTTTAAAACTTCTAGTATCCCGCCTTTTTTATATAAATGATCGTGTCTATCTGCTGCA is a window from the Borreliella chilensis genome containing:
- a CDS encoding cell division protein FtsH, with the protein product MNGNNNVNNNGKSNNKKKNKNWILGIVVIFLISAIFMSYFIRGGESYKNVPYSTFQSYLDNGLVESVVIIDKNLIQFVVKGSNFAKSYFSTSIPYLDINLLADLKSKKVELSSGKSQASLIGVLLQTLPWILFFVFFFFIFRQTQGGGGKVFTFGKSNAQKYEAGKNKITFKDVAGQKEVKQELYEVVEFLKNPKKFEKIGAKIPKGVLLVGSPGTGKTLLAKAVAGEAGVSFFHMSGSDFVEMFVGVGASRVRDLFDNARKNSPCIIFIDELDAVGRSRGAGLGGGHDEREQTLNQLLVEMDGFGTHTNVIVMAATNRPDVLDSALLRPGRFDRQVTVSLPDIKEREAILNIHSSKTKLSKDINLQVIARATPGASGADLANLINEGALIAARNNQDEILMKDMEEARDKILMGVAKKSMTITDRQKLETAYHEAGHALLHYYLEHADPLHKVTIIPRGRALGVAFSLPREDRLSINKHQILDKIKICYGGYASEQINLGVTTAGVQNDLMQATSLAKKMVTEWGMGEEVGPIFLVDDEAPIFLPKEFSKAKAYSENTADKVDREVKRILEECLKEASDILVKHKDQLVKLAKELVLKETLTDKEVRELLGFEVIEDGCDLFTAESIVKEAKGEDTKA
- a CDS encoding thymidine kinase, coding for MGFCLDFTNGEDTKINNIVSISHFDFKAKINLMLIVGPMGSGKTEYAAKIYKDSLVVKRKSFKVLDNIIKGNRSRVNVFFVRNFLDKRRFQDYPENVIPYRGGETDKIDKIGFASSSFDIENLIASNPSCGTFIIDEACFYDERLIFLLNKISLDENILFILPTLLYNFRKESFNDTAKLLVEYSDKIYKLGAYCEHVDCMEESFLSYRYYFYKNKEIPAPYFDPLLIVGGDGEIESAIYPNYATRCSMHHYLVGKEYFFSFLKPFALLYSQGDRKFLENEIVALNSDIENSNFVNSLDSEKACEFRDEVLKNILELPFLAERALITLFSEYSILSKDNFKDLIFKFSLNKDYINKIFFPKEGKEFF
- a CDS encoding thymidylate kinase, translated to MIKILKNFYCIEGIDGSGKTSIINKLKTLCNNESRYFFTKEPSSGIIGKMIREQLINFTNPLNESTFAYLYAADRHDHLYKKGGILEVLKTKSTKIITDRYLFSSIAYQGKLGYELNKNFPLPEKVFFIKTDPNTAYKRIQKNRIQSDLFELERYKTFEQIALKYLEIFKTLEKKINVIYIDNLITDHLDKNAEKIFNLIKF